A single Anopheles arabiensis isolate DONGOLA chromosome 2, AaraD3, whole genome shotgun sequence DNA region contains:
- the LOC120896871 gene encoding transmembrane protein 26, translated as MAKLLATFKATLTRILFAAHGFIAIWQVTQNKKEPIYWCLCAPIGVLFIEGIFTLAIKKNQEWRWFCPSVFLYLSSIVPAIWLLELDKLDKRTRYQDRMLNETINLAATVGKDLKDLNKMLGVKIQLPDIQLTAEMWVTLIEQFLMLVLIIGRWMLPKGDLTRDQLSQLLLVYIGTAADIIEFFDSFKDAKIANEPVLVLLTLSIWSWSLLQFTIVLSATRARKPRGGGAQLRDGQADDASCCNVACCNIDVWGIALNILLQDAPFLTFRLLIIVHYKIITYMNIFFTCKNTLVILLQLYRLYVVNSENRKAAATKRRLKMRSKAEQSASRQQQQQQQKQRKISKRKVADIADDEPDQLDAGRKSKSHSRKSRSSSSRKDTGYSTASSQTTAEQRRLRKSTAKPRPGTESDGDDPLPPPIYSDEDDGGGGDDRNQSDGERVGRRSKDGKDRKSSSRHTDGNKTGGGSSSRRKQRTSLDSDRSEDGADTRQQRKSRKGADGAGGSFEIIHEKSSTGQKKQQQKKKNNKSKRPASDELSSSSGATTSGSSSGSE; from the exons ATGGCGAAGCTGCTCGCAACGTTCAAAGCCACGCTGACGAGGATTCTGTTTGCCGCCCACGGGTTCATTGCGATCTGGCAGGTGACGCAGAACAAGAAGGAACCCATCTACTGGTGTCTGTGCGCCCCGATCGGGGTGCTCTTTATCGAGGGCATCTTTACGCTGGCGATCAAGAAGAACCAAGAATGGCGCTG GTTCTGCCCATCGGTGTTCCTCTACCTTTCCAGCATCGTGCCCGCCATCTGGCTGCTCGAGCTGGACAAGCTGGACAAGCGCACCCGCTACCAGGACCGGATGCTGAACGAAACGATCAATTTGGCGGCGACGGTCGGCAAGGATCTGAAGGATCTGAACAAGATGCTGGGCGTGAAGATCCAGCTGCCCGACATTCAGCTCACCGCCGAGATGTGGGTGACGCTGATCGAGCAGTTCCTGATGCTGGTGCTCATCATCGGCCGGTGGATGCTGCCGAAGGGCGACCTTACCCGCGACCAGCTCAgccagctgctgctcgtgTACATCGGGACGGCGGCGGACATTATCGAGTTTTTCGACTCGTTCAAGGACGCGAAGATAGCGAACGagccggtgctggtgctgctgacgCTCAGCATCTGGTCCTGGTCGCTGCTCCAGTTCACGATCGTACTGTCCGCGACGAGGGCGCGCAAACCGCGCGGCGGTGGGGCCCAGCTGCGCGATGGCCAGGCCGACGATGCGAGCTGCTGCAATGTGGCGTGCTGTAACATCGATGTGTGGGGCATCGCGCTGAACATACTGCTGCAGGACGCACCGTTCCTAACCTTTCGGCTGCTCATCATCGTGCACTACAAAATCATCACCTACATGAACATCTTCTTCACCT gCAAAAATACGCTCGTGATACTGCTCCAGCTTTACCGGCTGTACGTGGTAAACTCGGAAAATCGGAAAGCGGCCGCCACCAAGCGGCGCCTGAAGATGCGCAGCAAGGCAGAACAATCAGCaagccggcagcagcagcagcagcagcagaagcagcgaAAAATCAGCAAAAG AAAAGTAGCCGACATTGCAGACGACGAACCGGACCAGCTGGACGCTGGAAGAAAGTCAAAGTCACATTCGCGGAAAAGTCG GTCGTCCTCGTCCCGCAAGGACACTGGCTACTCGACGGCCAGCAGTCAGACGACGGCCGAGCAGCGGCGCCTGCGGAAGTCGACGGCGAAGCCGCGGCCCGGTACTGAGTCGGATGGGGACGATCCATTGCCACCACCGATCTACAGTGACgaggatgatggtggtggtggtgatgatcgCAACCAATCGGATGGCGAGCGTGTTGGACGCCGGTCAAAGGATGGCAAGGACAG AAAGTCTAGCTCGCGCCACACGGACGGCAACAAAacgggcggcggcagcagcagccgaagaAAGCAGCGAACCTCACTTGATAGTGATCGTAGCGAGGATGGTGCAGACACGAGACAGCAGCGCAAAAGCCGTAAAGGAGCTGACGGTGCCGGCGGTAGTTTCGAGATAATACACGAAAAATCGTCCACCGGacagaagaagcagcagcagaagaagaagaacaacaaatCCAAACGGCCGGCGTCGGATGAGCTGTCCTCATCGTCCGGTGCTACGACGAGTGGGTCCAGCTCCGGATCGGAAtaa